A section of the Acropora muricata isolate sample 2 chromosome 4, ASM3666990v1, whole genome shotgun sequence genome encodes:
- the LOC136914579 gene encoding uncharacterized protein, whose product MPGKCLFNERWFENSSYKLWLERDTDKYKAKCKVCMKTFDVSNMGESALSSHEKGKKHINLMEKQRSGTTVDIRNLLTNSPSTASQPATGSNNSRSTTSLASNGGSTSASSSSTGLSEFVTRNDTLAAEIWWALKVNSSHYSYKSCEDISFLVQQMFPDSNIAKKFTCGEKKASYLTCFGIAPHFKSLLKEKVKSADGYVLLFDESLNHELQKKQMDFHVRMWNHDKVETRYFASEFLGHASAEDMLDKFHSCKEDLSFGNLIQLSMDGPNVNWKFYQMVEDELKNDYSCTLLNTGSCGIHIVHGAFKDGCEAAGWTVQKTLGSLYWLFKDSPARRDDYSKVTGSSVFPLKFCQHRWLENVAVAERALEVWPDIVTFVNAVKEKKVKDPKTKSYEIIKSSCSDPLMPAKIAFFASVAKQITPFLTAFQTDKPMLPFMGNSLCTLLKSLMGRFIKNELMAEATSVLKILNMKPTDKEQQVDYHKVDVGFVAQKMLREKSSNLSERQVLEFRVGCKDFLAKTVAKLFDKTPINYRLVRSMSCLDPRLMASEKESCEKKMKRILEILVEARRLKSAECDKVMYQFSQFLDYCSDNPDFEKFDPNEPTSRVDTLLYEHMAGDKQLAKVWQVVKLLLLMSHGQATVERGFSVNKQVAVENLSERSFIAQRIVHDHIESVGGLANVKISKPLLVSSAGARQKYLSHLEEQKRIKVSQEKMLKRKSTMEEIDLLKKKKKQFETDVEGLIKTADEFADKAENSRQLTWITKSNSLRRTAKDKMVQLKEIKKQLDGKLQQLRND is encoded by the coding sequence ATGCCTGGGAAATGCTTATTTAATGAACGTTGGTTTGAAAACTCTTCCTATAAATTATGGTTGGAACGTGACACGGACAAGTATAAAGCGAAGTGCAAAGTTTGCATGAAAACATTTGATGTGTCAAACATGGGCGAGTCGGCGTTGTCAAGCCATGAGAAGGGAAAGAAGCACATTAATCTTATGGAAAAGCAACGAAGTGGCACAACCGTTGACATAAGAAACCTTCTGACGAACAGCCCTTCCACTGCTTCTCAACCGGCAACTGGAAGCAACAACTCTAGATCAACCACATCCTTAGCGAGTAATGGCGGGAGTACATCGGCCTCGAGTTCATCAACAGGTTTGTCAGAGTTCGTGACAAGGAATGACACTTTGGCTGCTGAAATTTGGTGGGCACTGAAGGTAAATAGCAGTCATTATTCTTATAAATCTTGCGAAGATATCAGCTTTTTGGTTCAGCAAATGTTTCCCGACAGCAACATTGCTAAAAAATTTACATGTGGGGAAAAGAAGGCCAGTTATCTTACTTGTTTTGGCATCGCACCACATTTCAAAAGTCTTCTTAAGGAAAAAGTGAAATCTGCAGATGGTTATGTACTTTTGTTTGATGAGAGCTTGAATCATGAACTGCAAAAGAAGCAGATGGATTTTCATGTTCGCATGTGGAATCATGATAAAGTTGAAACTCGTTACTTTGCTTCAGAATTTCTTGGGCATGCCAGTGCAGAGGACATGCTCGATAAGTTTCATTCCTGCAAAGAGGACTTAAGCTTTGGAAATTTGATCCAACTCTCCATGGATGGGCCCAATGTAAATTGGAAATTTTATCAAATGGTAGAGGACGAATTAAAGAATGATTACAGCTGTACTCTCCTTAACACTGGCAGTTGTGGGATACATATCGTGCATGGAGCTTTCAAAGATGGTTGTGAAGCAGCTGGATGGACAGTGCAGAAAACCCTTGGGAGCCTTTACTGGTTGTTTAAAGATAGTCCAGCTAGAAGGGATGACTACAGTAAAGTAACAGGTAGCAGTGTATTCCCCCTGAAATTCTGCCAACACAGATGGCTGGAAAATGTTGCAGTTGCAGAGAGAGCACTTGAAGTATGGCCTGATATTGTCACATTTGTTAATGctgtgaaagaaaagaaagttaaagatccaaaaacaaaatcttaTGAGATCATCAAAAGTAGTTGCAGTGATCCCCTGATGCCTGCAAAAATTGCCTTTTTTGCATCAGTGGCAAAACAGATAACACCTTTCCTCACAGCATTTCAAACAGACAAACCTATGTTGCCATTTATGGGCAATAGCTTGTGCACTTTGTTGAAATCATTGATGGGCAGGTTTATCAAGAATGAACTTATGGCTGAGGCAACATCTGTTCTAAAGATCCTTAATATGAAACCTACTGATAAAGAACAGCAGGTAGACTACCACAAAGTTGATGTTGGCTTTGTGGCACAAAAGATGCTGAGGGAGAAGTCAAGCAATTTAAGTGAGAGGCAAGTGCTTGAATTCAGAGTAGGATGTAAAGATTTTCTTGCAAAAACAGTTGCCAAACTGTTTGACAAAACACCAATTAACTATCGACTGGTAAGAAGCATGTCATGTTTGGATCCAAGGCTAATGGCATCAGAGAAAGAgtcatgtgaaaaaaaaatgaagagaatTCTTGAAATTCTTGTGGAAGCCCGTAGATTGAAGAGTGCTGAGTGTGATAAAGTGATGTATCAGTTTAGCCAGTTCCTTGATTACTGTTCAGATAATCctgattttgaaaaatttgaccCAAACGAGCCCACTTCAAGAGTTGACACACTTTTGTACGAACACATGGCAGGTGATAAGCAACTGGCTAAAGTGTGGCAAGTGGTTAAGTTACTGCTGCTTATGTCTCATGGTCAAGCCACAGTTGAAAGGGGCTTTTCTGTAAACAAACAGGTTGCAGTTGAGAACCTTTCAGAAAGATCTTTCATTGCTCAGAGGATTGTTCATGATCATATTGAATCAGTTGGAGGCCTGGCCAATGTTAAAATCTCAAAACCGCTTCTGGTGTCATCTGCTGGAGCTCGGCAAAAGTATCTTTCTCATCTAGAAGAGCAGAAAAGAATTAAAGTGTCCCAGGAAAAAATGTTGAAGAGAAAATCAACAATGGAGGAGATTGatttacttaaaaagaaaaagaagcagtTTGAAACTGATGTGGAGGGTCTTATTAAGACTGCTGATGAATTTGCAGATAAAGCTGAAAATTCACGACAGCTTACTTGGATTACAAAATCAAACAGCTTACGACGAACTGCCAAAGACAAAATGGTACAGTTAAAAGAAATCAAAAAACAACTTGATGGAAAGCTCCAACAACTCAGGAATGATTGA